The Flavobacteriaceae bacterium 3519-10 genome includes a window with the following:
- a CDS encoding 2-dehydro-3-deoxygluconate kinase, whose product MSRVVTFGEIMLRLAPQGYLRFSQADNFDVVYGGGESNVAVSLANYGIPVDFVTRLPKNDIGQCAMMEMRKRGVGVDKIVWGGDRLGIYFLETGAVSRGSKVVYDRAHSAMAEIQSGMVNWEEVFEGAEWFHWTGITPAISQSSADVCLEAVKAASKLGLTISTDLNYRAKLWKYGGDREKIMTELTSYCDIILGNEEDAEMHFGIKPEGAAVQTHGHDVKAEAFLSVCQQMMEKFPKAKKVITTLRGSISASHNTWAGVLYDGKEMLQTRQYQITDIVDRVGGGDSFMGGLIYGLLTYPDDDQNALDFAVAASCLKHTIKGDANLVTVDEVMKLMGGDASGRVAR is encoded by the coding sequence ATGAGTAGAGTAGTTACTTTCGGTGAAATAATGCTTAGGCTTGCACCACAGGGTTATTTAAGATTTTCGCAGGCCGATAATTTTGATGTCGTGTATGGCGGTGGCGAATCCAATGTAGCGGTTTCCCTTGCAAATTATGGTATTCCGGTAGATTTTGTAACGCGTTTACCAAAGAACGATATTGGACAGTGCGCGATGATGGAAATGCGCAAAAGAGGCGTTGGCGTAGATAAAATCGTTTGGGGCGGAGACCGTCTTGGGATTTATTTCCTTGAAACAGGCGCAGTTTCCCGTGGAAGCAAAGTGGTTTACGACCGCGCGCATTCAGCCATGGCCGAGATTCAGTCCGGAATGGTTAACTGGGAAGAAGTTTTTGAGGGTGCTGAATGGTTCCACTGGACCGGAATTACACCTGCAATCTCCCAAAGCTCTGCGGATGTATGTCTTGAAGCAGTGAAAGCGGCGAGCAAACTCGGACTTACCATCTCTACAGACCTCAATTACAGGGCTAAACTGTGGAAATACGGTGGCGACAGAGAAAAAATTATGACTGAACTTACTTCATACTGCGACATCATTCTTGGTAATGAAGAAGACGCTGAGATGCATTTCGGCATCAAGCCCGAGGGCGCGGCGGTTCAGACACACGGTCACGATGTGAAAGCAGAAGCGTTTCTTTCGGTTTGCCAGCAGATGATGGAAAAATTCCCGAAAGCCAAAAAAGTAATCACAACGTTGAGAGGTTCGATCTCAGCTTCGCACAATACCTGGGCCGGCGTTTTATACGATGGTAAGGAAATGTTACAGACACGTCAGTATCAGATCACCGATATCGTAGACCGCGTTGGTGGCGGAGATTCGTTCATGGGCGGACTGATTTACGGATTACTTACTTATCCTGATGACGACCAGAATGCACTCGATTTTGCGGTGGCAGCTTCATGCCTTAAACATACCATCAAAGGTGACGCAAATCTGGTGACGGTAGATGAAGTGATGAAACTGATGGGCGGTGATGCATCTGGCCGTGTCGCAAGATAA
- a CDS encoding LacI family transcriptional regulator produces MNNKVTIYDIAKELNITAATVSRALNGNPNISEKTRDKVISMASSMNYKQNKLALALKSGKSNYIGVIVPRINTNFFGSVIRGLEEELNAKGYNIIICQSHNDEEQESKNIETLIDSHVDAIFISSSSKNTTSLEKILKGNIPLIFFDRKKIMDNVSSVTIDDFAGGYMATKHLIDTGCRRIAHIASGPLEIEIFRERHRGYQQALADHNIDYRKEYCLQTNSSIEDGKKAVEILFSLDEKPDAIFSASDFVALGAIQELQARNIKVPDDVSVIGFANEPFTDFLELSISTVDQFPIEMGRSAAKVYLSQETENKEEGKVQKKVVLEPKLILRKSTRSKN; encoded by the coding sequence ATGAACAACAAAGTCACGATTTACGACATCGCTAAAGAACTCAATATCACCGCAGCTACGGTATCGAGGGCGTTAAACGGAAATCCGAATATCAGTGAAAAAACAAGAGACAAGGTGATCAGCATGGCAAGTTCTATGAACTATAAACAGAACAAGCTGGCGCTCGCGCTGAAGAGCGGAAAGAGTAATTACATCGGCGTGATTGTGCCGCGCATTAACACCAATTTTTTTGGGTCGGTCATCCGAGGTCTGGAAGAAGAATTAAACGCGAAGGGTTACAACATCATCATCTGCCAAAGCCATAACGACGAGGAACAGGAATCTAAAAACATCGAAACCCTTATCGACTCCCATGTAGACGCCATTTTCATCTCATCATCAAGTAAAAACACAACGTCACTCGAAAAAATCCTGAAAGGAAACATCCCTTTAATTTTCTTTGACCGAAAAAAGATTATGGATAACGTAAGTTCGGTGACAATTGATGATTTTGCAGGCGGCTATATGGCCACTAAACATCTTATAGACACGGGCTGCCGCAGGATTGCACACATTGCCTCGGGTCCGCTGGAAATAGAAATCTTCCGCGAAAGACACAGAGGTTACCAGCAGGCACTCGCAGATCATAATATCGATTACAGAAAAGAATATTGCCTGCAGACAAACAGTAGCATTGAAGACGGTAAAAAAGCAGTTGAAATCCTTTTCAGCCTTGATGAAAAGCCGGACGCGATCTTTTCTGCCAGTGATTTTGTTGCGCTTGGAGCCATCCAGGAGTTACAGGCACGAAACATAAAAGTACCGGATGATGTATCGGTGATCGGGTTTGCAAATGAACCGTTTACGGATTTTCTTGAACTGTCCATCTCGACGGTTGACCAGTTCCCAATTGAGATGGGCAGAAGCGCAGCCAAAGTATACCTTTCGCAGGAAACTGAAAACAAAGAGGAAGGGAAAGTTCAGAAAAAAGTCGTGCTTGAACCTAAACTTATTCTGCGGAAATCAACACGAAGTAAAAATTAA
- a CDS encoding 5-keto-D-gluconate 5-reductase: protein MEIFSLKNKNALVTGGTHGLGMAMAEALAIAGANLLITGTTPQKMEDALAYYHSKGYNARGYIFDVTDEVEAAKQVDQITVEVGGIHILVNNAGIIKRESALTMPVSDFRKVIDVDLVGPFIMSQLVVKQMIERNEGKIINICSMMSELGRNSVSAYAAAKGGLKMLTRNLATEWAKHNIQVNGIGPGYFATSQTEPIRVDGNPFNEFIISRTPAGRWGNPEDLAGAAVFLASKASDFVNGQIIYVDGGILATIGKPSNEE from the coding sequence ATGGAAATATTCAGTTTAAAAAATAAAAATGCCCTCGTTACGGGCGGAACCCACGGTCTCGGAATGGCAATGGCAGAAGCATTGGCAATTGCCGGAGCAAACCTGCTCATCACCGGAACAACGCCTCAAAAGATGGAAGATGCGTTAGCTTACTATCATTCCAAAGGTTACAATGCCCGGGGGTATATTTTCGATGTTACAGACGAAGTGGAGGCCGCTAAACAGGTTGACCAAATTACTGTTGAAGTTGGAGGTATACATATTCTGGTGAATAACGCCGGAATCATTAAACGCGAATCCGCACTTACGATGCCGGTTTCCGATTTCAGGAAGGTGATCGATGTAGATTTGGTTGGGCCTTTTATTATGTCTCAACTTGTTGTTAAACAGATGATTGAACGTAATGAAGGCAAGATTATTAACATCTGTTCGATGATGAGTGAATTAGGAAGAAACAGTGTTTCAGCGTATGCAGCCGCAAAAGGAGGCTTGAAAATGCTCACACGTAACCTCGCCACAGAGTGGGCAAAACACAACATTCAGGTAAACGGAATCGGTCCCGGGTATTTTGCAACTTCACAAACCGAACCTATCCGCGTTGACGGAAATCCATTTAACGAATTTATCATTAGCAGAACGCCGGCCGGCAGATGGGGAAACCCCGAAGATTTGGCAGGCGCAGCGGTTTTTTTAGCCTCTAAAGCCAGTGATTTTGTAAACGGGCAAATCATCTATGTTGACGGCGGCATCCTGGCCACCATCGGAAAACCTTCGAACGAAGAATAA
- a CDS encoding putative 4-deoxy-L-threo-5-hexosulose-uronate ketol-isomerase codes for MKTNFSFRYAANPADVKSYDTEKLRSEFLIQNLFTENSVNLVYSMYDRLIVGGAMPLNEKLTLETIPYLKSENFLDRREIGIINVGGKGEIHVDGEIFELDKKEALYIGKGVAEVLFVSKDSVNPALFYINSAPAHEKFPTKKVGKENAEVIQLGDEKQANRRVLNKLIVNSIVQTNQLQMGLTELLPGNIWNTMPAHTHSRRMEAYFYFDLEQGQTISHFMGEPQQTRHIFMQNYDAVLSPEWSIHSGAGTSNYSFIWGMAGENLDYGDMDICAPNELR; via the coding sequence ATGAAGACAAATTTTAGTTTCAGGTACGCAGCTAATCCTGCCGACGTAAAATCTTACGATACCGAAAAACTCCGCAGTGAGTTTTTAATCCAGAATCTTTTTACCGAAAACAGCGTGAACCTCGTGTACTCAATGTACGACAGGCTTATTGTTGGTGGAGCAATGCCCTTAAACGAAAAGCTTACGCTTGAAACGATTCCCTATCTAAAGTCTGAAAACTTTCTGGACCGTCGTGAAATCGGGATTATTAACGTAGGTGGAAAAGGCGAAATTCATGTTGATGGCGAAATATTCGAACTGGATAAAAAAGAAGCGCTTTACATCGGAAAGGGTGTGGCAGAAGTGCTTTTTGTAAGTAAAGACAGTGTAAATCCTGCACTTTTTTATATCAATTCAGCCCCCGCACACGAAAAATTCCCCACCAAAAAAGTGGGAAAGGAAAATGCCGAAGTGATTCAGCTGGGCGACGAGAAACAGGCGAATCGCAGGGTTCTAAACAAGCTGATCGTCAACAGTATTGTACAAACCAATCAGCTGCAGATGGGGCTTACCGAACTGCTTCCCGGAAATATCTGGAACACAATGCCGGCACATACGCATTCCAGAAGGATGGAAGCTTACTTCTACTTCGACCTTGAACAAGGGCAGACTATTTCACATTTTATGGGCGAGCCTCAGCAGACGCGCCATATTTTCATGCAGAATTATGATGCTGTCCTTTCGCCGGAATGGTCCATCCACAGCGGTGCCGGAACCTCTAATTACTCATTTATCTGGGGAATGGCTGGTGAAAATTTAGATTATGGTGATATGGATATCTGTGCACCAAACGAATTAAGATAA
- a CDS encoding Uronate isomerase: MSTNFIHDNFLLENKYAEELYHNFSKNQPIIDYHNHLSPALIADNHVFGNITEAWINGDHYKWRAMRTLGVNEKFITGDASAKDKFLQWGKTVPYTVRNPLFHWTHLELARYFDIYELLNENSAQKIYEEVSAKISTPEYSTQNLLTKMNAELVCTTEDPTDNLAHHQKLAAGDFKVKVSTAFRPDKAILIENEGYNAYLNTLAEVSETQINSYTDLCDALTKRITYFHENGCRLSDHGLDQIYSVSFTENEVSAIFKKRREGSQITTEEALKFQSSVLVFLAESYHAVGWVQQFHLGALRNNNARMHRILGPDTGWDSIGDLPQAQQLSAFLNRLDSSDKLTKTIIYNLNPADNEVFATMIGNFNDGSVKGKVQLGSGWWFLDQKDGMTKQLNALSNMGLLSCFVGMLTDSRSFLSFPRHEYFRRVLCNLLGDEIKRGELPDDMEWIGKIVSDISYNNAKEYFNL; this comes from the coding sequence ATGAGTACAAATTTTATTCACGACAACTTTCTATTAGAAAATAAATACGCCGAAGAGTTATACCATAACTTTTCTAAGAATCAGCCGATCATCGATTATCACAATCACCTTTCGCCTGCCCTTATCGCTGACAACCATGTTTTCGGAAACATTACTGAAGCCTGGATCAACGGCGATCATTACAAATGGCGCGCGATGCGTACTTTAGGTGTGAACGAAAAATTCATTACCGGAGATGCATCTGCGAAAGACAAATTTCTGCAGTGGGGCAAAACGGTACCGTACACAGTTCGAAATCCGCTTTTTCACTGGACTCACCTTGAACTCGCGAGATATTTCGATATCTATGAACTGTTGAATGAGAATTCCGCGCAGAAGATTTATGAAGAAGTTTCTGCAAAAATTTCAACACCTGAATACAGTACACAGAATCTTTTAACAAAGATGAACGCTGAATTGGTGTGCACCACAGAAGATCCTACGGATAATTTGGCGCATCATCAGAAATTAGCTGCGGGCGATTTTAAAGTTAAAGTAAGCACCGCCTTTAGACCGGATAAAGCAATTCTCATCGAAAATGAAGGCTATAACGCGTACCTGAATACGCTGGCCGAAGTTTCCGAGACCCAAATTAATTCGTACACCGATCTTTGCGACGCCTTAACCAAAAGAATTACCTATTTCCATGAAAACGGTTGCAGGCTTTCAGATCATGGTCTGGACCAGATTTATTCTGTTTCATTTACTGAAAATGAGGTTTCAGCTATATTCAAAAAACGCAGAGAAGGCAGCCAGATTACAACTGAGGAAGCCCTGAAATTCCAAAGTTCAGTTCTTGTTTTTCTAGCCGAATCTTATCATGCCGTTGGTTGGGTACAGCAATTCCATTTGGGTGCTTTGAGAAATAATAACGCGAGAATGCACCGCATTTTAGGTCCGGATACGGGTTGGGATTCTATCGGTGACCTTCCGCAGGCGCAGCAACTTTCAGCTTTTTTAAACCGTTTAGATTCAAGCGATAAGCTTACGAAAACAATAATTTACAACCTTAATCCGGCTGATAATGAGGTTTTCGCCACGATGATCGGAAACTTCAATGACGGAAGTGTGAAAGGTAAAGTTCAGCTTGGTTCCGGCTGGTGGTTCCTGGATCAGAAGGACGGTATGACAAAGCAACTGAACGCACTTTCAAATATGGGACTGCTGAGCTGTTTTGTAGGGATGCTCACAGATTCCCGAAGCTTTTTATCCTTCCCACGGCATGAGTATTTCCGTCGCGTACTCTGTAATCTTTTGGGTGACGAAATTAAACGCGGTGAACTTCCGGATGATATGGAGTGGATCGGAAAAATAGTTTCAGACATCTCTTACAACAACGCTAAAGAATATTTTAATTTATAA
- a CDS encoding Altronate hydrolase, with protein sequence MENKLIKVNPNDNVLVALADIFAGDTVLFNGVEFTAQTNVKAKHKMAETDFMPGDSIIMYGVLVGKACLPVLRGEVITTENVKHQSEEVHGKTGTLPWIVPNVDRWKDRTFMGYHRADGQVGTKNVWLFFPLVFCENKNIEKLKEIFENELLPKKEVSYKLFLRSLIEEKSVEEVAEKQPDPNLLDNIEVKFINHQGGCGGIRQDSELLAKLLAGYVNNPNVAGATVLSLGCQNLQIDIFKNALQEMSPNSQKEVLIYEQQQIGTTDKMFQMVIKDSFEAIKRANKIPRQPAPLAKLSIGLECGGSDGFSGISANPALGVVSDIFAALGGKTILAEFPELCGVEQELMNRCVDSEKADKFLGLMKAFEKSVVDAGSGFDMNPSPGNIKDGLITDAMKSAGAAKKGGTAPIVDVLDYGEYISKPGLNLLNTPGNDAECTTGLVGAGATVVLFTTGLGNPMGNPIAPVVKIASNSAVVEKMSDIIDINAGTVITGEKTIQEVGEEIVEYIIDLASGNVETKADQLKQDVFIPWKRGVSL encoded by the coding sequence ATGGAAAATAAGCTCATAAAAGTAAATCCGAACGATAATGTTCTGGTTGCGCTGGCCGATATCTTTGCCGGAGATACTGTACTGTTCAACGGTGTAGAATTTACCGCGCAAACCAACGTGAAAGCCAAACATAAAATGGCAGAAACCGACTTTATGCCGGGCGACAGCATCATAATGTATGGCGTTCTGGTTGGGAAAGCTTGTCTGCCGGTCCTTCGTGGCGAAGTAATTACTACTGAAAACGTGAAGCACCAAAGTGAAGAAGTTCACGGTAAAACCGGAACGCTTCCGTGGATTGTGCCAAATGTTGACCGCTGGAAAGACCGCACCTTTATGGGTTATCACCGCGCTGATGGGCAGGTGGGTACCAAAAATGTGTGGCTGTTTTTTCCGCTCGTTTTCTGTGAAAATAAAAATATCGAAAAACTCAAAGAGATTTTCGAGAATGAACTTCTTCCTAAAAAAGAGGTCTCTTATAAGCTCTTTTTGCGCTCTTTGATTGAAGAAAAAAGCGTGGAAGAAGTGGCTGAAAAGCAACCGGATCCAAACCTTCTCGATAATATTGAAGTTAAATTTATCAACCATCAGGGCGGTTGTGGCGGCATCAGACAGGACTCCGAACTGTTGGCGAAGCTGCTCGCGGGTTATGTGAACAATCCCAACGTTGCAGGTGCAACCGTTTTAAGTTTAGGTTGCCAGAATTTGCAGATTGATATTTTCAAAAATGCATTGCAGGAAATGAGTCCGAACAGCCAGAAGGAAGTGTTGATTTATGAGCAGCAGCAGATCGGAACCACCGATAAAATGTTCCAGATGGTGATTAAAGATTCATTTGAAGCCATTAAGAGGGCGAATAAAATTCCGCGACAACCAGCTCCGTTGGCTAAATTAAGTATTGGCCTTGAATGTGGCGGCTCCGATGGTTTTTCAGGAATCTCAGCAAATCCAGCCCTCGGCGTCGTTTCAGATATTTTCGCAGCATTAGGCGGAAAAACAATCTTAGCTGAATTCCCCGAACTTTGTGGAGTAGAGCAGGAACTGATGAACAGATGTGTTGATTCTGAAAAGGCCGATAAATTTCTGGGATTAATGAAAGCTTTTGAAAAGTCCGTGGTAGACGCGGGTTCAGGTTTTGATATGAATCCTTCACCGGGAAACATCAAAGACGGTTTGATTACCGATGCGATGAAGTCTGCCGGCGCTGCCAAGAAAGGCGGTACCGCGCCCATTGTCGATGTACTCGATTACGGCGAGTATATTTCGAAGCCCGGACTAAACCTTCTGAACACACCCGGAAACGACGCTGAATGTACAACAGGCCTCGTAGGCGCGGGCGCTACGGTGGTTTTGTTCACAACCGGACTTGGGAACCCGATGGGGAATCCGATTGCACCGGTGGTGAAAATCGCATCAAATAGTGCCGTGGTTGAAAAAATGTCGGACATCATCGATATCAATGCGGGTACTGTGATTACAGGAGAAAAAACAATTCAGGAAGTAGGCGAAGAAATTGTAGAATACATCATCGATCTGGCCAGCGGAAACGTTGAAACGAAGGCAGATCAGCTTAAACAGGATGTCTTTATCCCGTGGAAGCGGGGAGTTTCATTATAA
- a CDS encoding Hexuronate transporter: protein MAQNTETKATNFRWSICVLLFFATTINYLDRQVLSLTWKDYLQPEFHWDNNDYGNITALFSIFYAGSMLMAGKFIDWMDTKKGFLWAIFIWSIGAILHAFCGIATSGLLTGRWFVGFAEAKEAIATVNNVSLVISTSVTLFIFARLVLAIGEAGNFPAAIKTTAEYFPKKDRAFATSIFNAGATVGALAAPVSIPFIAKALGWEMAFIIIGALGFVWMGFWIFYYKKPHLHKKVNASELAYIQQDIDGEPIRLNAAGEDIGKKFTLKECFKYRQTWAFAFGKFMTDGVWWFYLFWTPAYLSSVYGMDSTESALPLFVLYIITLLAIIGGWLPKYFVDKLGLNPYAGRMRAMLIFAFFPLLALLAQPGGNYSYWIPVIIIGIAGAAHQAWSANIFSTVGDMFPKKAIATVTGIGGMAGGIGSFLINKSSGALFDFSHKNWTTVDAVPLLEKYPKFNTERIPDEFFNQLKASGAVISDGINTGYMIIFSVCAVAYLIAWVVMKALVPTYKVIKD from the coding sequence ATGGCACAAAATACCGAAACTAAAGCAACAAATTTCAGATGGTCAATCTGCGTTTTGCTGTTTTTTGCTACAACAATTAATTATCTGGACCGGCAGGTCTTGTCCTTAACCTGGAAAGATTATCTGCAGCCCGAGTTCCATTGGGATAATAACGATTATGGTAACATTACAGCTTTATTTTCTATTTTTTATGCCGGAAGTATGCTTATGGCAGGTAAGTTTATCGACTGGATGGATACCAAAAAAGGTTTCCTTTGGGCAATCTTCATCTGGTCCATTGGTGCAATTCTTCACGCATTCTGCGGTATCGCGACCTCCGGACTTCTTACCGGACGGTGGTTCGTAGGTTTTGCGGAAGCTAAGGAAGCCATTGCTACTGTAAATAATGTTTCGTTGGTCATCAGTACCAGTGTAACGCTCTTCATTTTCGCGCGGTTGGTGCTTGCGATTGGTGAAGCCGGTAACTTTCCGGCGGCCATAAAAACTACCGCCGAGTATTTCCCTAAAAAAGACCGCGCGTTTGCCACAAGTATCTTCAATGCAGGTGCAACGGTTGGTGCGTTGGCTGCACCAGTGAGTATTCCGTTTATTGCAAAGGCGCTGGGCTGGGAAATGGCATTTATCATTATCGGAGCGTTGGGTTTTGTGTGGATGGGTTTCTGGATATTTTATTATAAGAAGCCACACCTTCACAAAAAAGTAAATGCAAGCGAACTTGCGTACATCCAACAGGATATCGACGGGGAACCAATCAGGTTAAATGCTGCTGGCGAAGACATCGGCAAGAAATTCACGTTGAAGGAATGTTTCAAATACCGTCAGACCTGGGCATTTGCATTCGGAAAATTTATGACCGACGGCGTTTGGTGGTTTTACCTGTTCTGGACACCCGCGTACCTCAGTTCAGTTTACGGTATGGACAGTACCGAAAGTGCCCTGCCGCTGTTTGTGCTCTACATTATTACGCTACTCGCGATTATCGGCGGCTGGCTACCGAAGTATTTTGTCGACAAATTAGGTTTAAATCCTTATGCCGGCCGAATGCGCGCGATGCTGATATTCGCATTCTTTCCGCTATTAGCCCTGCTTGCGCAACCCGGCGGAAACTACAGTTACTGGATCCCGGTGATCATCATTGGTATCGCTGGCGCAGCACACCAGGCTTGGTCAGCCAATATTTTTTCTACGGTAGGCGACATGTTTCCTAAGAAAGCAATCGCAACCGTTACCGGAATCGGTGGTATGGCAGGCGGAATCGGATCTTTTTTAATAAATAAAAGCTCAGGTGCACTTTTCGATTTTTCACATAAGAACTGGACGACGGTAGATGCGGTGCCTTTACTCGAAAAATACCCAAAATTCAATACCGAAAGAATTCCGGACGAGTTTTTCAATCAGCTTAAAGCGTCAGGTGCGGTAATTTCAGACGGAATCAACACCGGCTATATGATTATATTTTCAGTATGCGCGGTGGCTTACCTTATCGCATGGGTCGTAATGAAAGCCTTAGTTCCAACCTATAAAGTAATAAAAGATTAA
- a CDS encoding 4-Hydroxy-2-oxoglutarate aldolase: MSNIQKVSDAIVKQGILPLYFNADETITIETLRAIYRAGIRAVEYTNRGEAALNNFRKMVETRDAEMTDLLLGIGTIKNLQQARDFVDAGADFFISPGFVPEVADFLISQDKFYSPGCMTPTEIIAAENAGVKFIKLFPGNMLGPDFLSGIKDIFPNLLFMPTGGVDTTRQNIEGWFKAGVSAVGMGSKLISKKLMADKAYDQMEDETRKVLEIVSSVKNS, encoded by the coding sequence ATGAGCAATATTCAGAAAGTTTCAGATGCAATCGTTAAGCAGGGAATTTTACCCCTGTACTTTAATGCTGACGAAACTATTACAATAGAAACCCTCCGCGCAATTTATCGCGCCGGGATCCGTGCCGTAGAATACACAAACCGCGGTGAAGCAGCTTTGAACAATTTCAGAAAAATGGTAGAAACCAGAGACGCTGAAATGACTGATTTGCTTTTAGGCATCGGTACGATCAAGAATCTTCAGCAGGCAAGAGATTTTGTTGATGCTGGCGCAGATTTCTTCATCAGTCCGGGTTTCGTACCCGAAGTTGCAGATTTCCTTATTTCGCAGGATAAATTCTACAGCCCGGGTTGCATGACGCCAACTGAAATTATCGCGGCTGAAAATGCAGGTGTGAAGTTTATTAAACTGTTCCCAGGAAATATGTTAGGCCCTGATTTCCTGAGCGGAATTAAAGACATCTTTCCGAACCTTCTGTTTATGCCAACTGGTGGTGTAGATACAACCCGCCAAAATATTGAAGGTTGGTTTAAAGCCGGCGTTTCTGCAGTTGGTATGGGCAGCAAGCTCATCAGCAAAAAACTGATGGCCGATAAAGCTTACGATCAGATGGAAGACGAAACCAGAAAAGTTTTAGAAATAGTCTCTTCAGTTAAAAATTCTTAA
- a CDS encoding Altronate oxidoreductase, producing the protein MTTDINTKPRLNREAYSAGNKLPVKILQFGEGNFLRAFVDYAFQALNNELGFNAGVAVVQPLPGGMVGMLEEQDGIYTVFLNGIKNGKKIQEVHLIDNIVQCINPYTDFQALLDVAREESLEFIISNTTEAGIEFVDTDVLSDESPKSFPAKVAAVLYERYTHFKGDRSKGLTIIPCELINYNADTLKTVLLQYHELWKLEDDFAAWINEACTFHNTLVDRIVPGYPKDEEAEFQNKLEYHDKFMVTAEPFFLWVIEGDEKLKEKLPFDKTNLDVKIVADMQPYRDRKVRILNGIHTAMVPFSVMYGNETVQETVGDPFTMKYVSEIAFNEILPTLNMDKDELNKFTEEVLDRFRNPFIRHQLSDIALNSISKFKVRVLPTIVEYFGKYQKLPVNLVFGFACLIRFYKGSWNGKILPVKDSPEIIAAFDAAWINTSLEGTVSEILENTEFWGEDLNQISGLSAAIVYAIENAEEHGIEIGYQNFISHFS; encoded by the coding sequence ATGACGACAGATATAAATACAAAACCACGCTTAAACCGCGAAGCATATTCAGCAGGAAATAAGCTACCTGTAAAGATTCTTCAGTTCGGTGAAGGTAATTTCCTCAGAGCATTTGTTGATTACGCTTTCCAAGCCCTCAATAACGAGTTGGGCTTCAATGCCGGAGTTGCGGTAGTTCAGCCGCTTCCGGGCGGTATGGTGGGTATGCTTGAAGAGCAGGACGGTATATACACGGTTTTTCTCAATGGCATAAAAAACGGCAAAAAAATACAGGAAGTTCATCTGATTGATAATATCGTACAGTGTATCAATCCGTACACAGATTTTCAGGCACTTTTAGATGTAGCCAGAGAAGAAAGTCTGGAGTTTATTATTTCCAACACCACAGAAGCAGGAATAGAATTTGTGGATACCGATGTTTTATCTGATGAAAGTCCCAAATCTTTCCCCGCAAAAGTAGCCGCGGTTCTGTATGAAAGATACACGCATTTTAAAGGAGACCGCTCCAAAGGTTTAACCATAATTCCGTGCGAACTCATCAATTATAATGCGGACACGCTAAAAACTGTTTTGTTGCAGTACCATGAACTTTGGAAACTCGAAGACGATTTCGCGGCGTGGATTAACGAAGCCTGTACTTTCCATAATACATTGGTCGACAGGATTGTGCCGGGTTATCCGAAGGATGAGGAAGCCGAATTTCAGAATAAACTCGAATATCACGATAAATTCATGGTTACTGCGGAACCGTTTTTCCTTTGGGTGATTGAAGGCGATGAGAAACTTAAAGAAAAACTTCCTTTTGATAAGACAAATCTGGATGTTAAAATCGTCGCAGACATGCAGCCTTACAGAGACCGTAAAGTGCGGATTCTAAACGGAATTCATACCGCGATGGTGCCTTTTTCCGTGATGTACGGAAATGAAACAGTTCAGGAAACAGTCGGCGATCCGTTTACGATGAAGTATGTTTCTGAAATCGCATTCAACGAAATTCTGCCAACCTTGAATATGGATAAGGACGAACTTAATAAGTTTACCGAAGAAGTGCTCGACCGTTTCAGAAATCCATTTATCCGCCATCAGCTCTCCGACATTGCCCTTAATTCAATCTCAAAGTTTAAAGTGAGAGTGCTGCCAACTATTGTTGAATATTTTGGAAAATATCAAAAGCTACCTGTGAATCTTGTTTTTGGTTTCGCGTGCTTAATCCGCTTTTACAAAGGAAGCTGGAACGGAAAAATCTTGCCGGTGAAAGATTCTCCTGAAATTATTGCCGCATTCGATGCTGCCTGGATTAACACAAGTTTAGAAGGAACGGTTTCAGAAATTCTTGAAAATACTGAGTTCTGGGGTGAAGATTTAAACCAAATTTCCGGGCTCAGCGCTGCAATTGTATATGCCATAGAAAATGCTGAAGAACATGGAATCGAAATAGGATACCAAAACTTCATCAGTCATTTTTCTTAA
- a CDS encoding putative pectin degradation protein → MFFKTAENAWEKVGDGIERQIVGHDDTLMIVVVRFKKGSVGALHQHFHSQATYIAEGKFEVTVENETVILGKGDSFFITTNKIHGVVCLEDGVLIDSFSPAREDFLNT, encoded by the coding sequence ATGTTTTTTAAGACCGCAGAAAATGCATGGGAAAAAGTCGGAGACGGCATCGAAAGACAGATTGTCGGACATGATGATACGCTGATGATCGTGGTTGTGCGGTTTAAGAAAGGATCAGTTGGCGCTTTGCATCAGCATTTTCATTCGCAGGCGACCTATATCGCTGAAGGAAAATTCGAGGTAACCGTTGAAAATGAAACCGTGATTCTGGGAAAAGGCGATTCTTTTTTCATCACAACCAATAAGATCCACGGCGTGGTTTGTCTGGAAGACGGAGTTTTAATTGATTCGTTCAGTCCGGCAAGAGAAGATTTTTTAAACACATAA